CGTATTCGGGGCGGGGGATCGACGCCGGAACCCGGAGCCGGGGGCTCACGCTCCCCGGTGTCAGGTGTCCAACGGGTGCAGTGGCAAGTTTCTGGGGCATACCATCGATCTTATCGCCAGCGCGCCCGAGGGTGGGACGGGACGGCCGGCAGGGCACGTCCGATCCATGCGCAACGCACACGCACGGGATACGCAAGGCATCAGCAAGTTCCAAGGCACGTCAACAGGAGGACCCCATGACCGATTACTGGTTCAACGTAGTGACCCACGAGGTGGAGGAGGGCCCGCAGTCGGACTGGACAAAGCTGCTGGGGCCGTACCCCACCCGCGAGGAAGCCGAGCTCGCGCTGCAGAAGGTGCAGGCACGGAACAAGGCCTGGGACGCCGACGAAGACTAGGGGCTAGGCCCCTAGAAGCTGTGCTCCGGGCCGGGGAAGGAACCGCTGCGTACCTCATCGGCGTATTCCTTCGCCGCCCGGGACAGTTCGGTCCGCAGGTCCGCGAACGCCTTGACGAAA
This genomic stretch from Arthrobacter sp. zg-Y1110 harbors:
- a CDS encoding SPOR domain-containing protein yields the protein MTDYWFNVVTHEVEEGPQSDWTKLLGPYPTREEAELALQKVQARNKAWDADED